A single Meles meles chromosome 20, mMelMel3.1 paternal haplotype, whole genome shotgun sequence DNA region contains:
- the LOC123932700 gene encoding non-histone chromosomal protein HMG-14, translating to MPKRKVSSAEGAAKEEPKRRSARLSAPAKVEAKPKKAAAKDKSSDKKVQTKGKRGAKGKQAEVANQETKEDLPAENGETKNEESPASDEAGEKEAKSD from the coding sequence ATGCCCAAGAGGAAGGTGAGCTCCGCCGAGGGCGCGGCGAAGGAGGAGCCCAAGAGGAGGTCGGCGCGGTTGTCCGCGCCTGCGAAAGTGGAAGCGAAGCCCAAGAAGGCGGCCGCAAAGGATAAATCTTCAGACAAAAAAGTGcaaacaaaggggaaaaggggAGCAAAGGGAAAACAGGCTGAAGTGGCTAACCAAGAAACGAAAGAAGACTTACCTGCAGAAAACGGAGAAACTAAAAATGAGGAGAGTCCAGCATCCGatgaagcaggagagaaagaagccaagtCTGATTAA